One genomic window of Desulfobacterales bacterium includes the following:
- a CDS encoding AbrB/MazE/SpoVT family DNA-binding domain-containing protein, with the protein MQTTISSKYQVVIPKQVRERLRLRPQQKLTVIEKDGMLILIPQRSLQELRGIATGAGLADYREKKDRF; encoded by the coding sequence ATGCAGACCACGATTTCAAGCAAGTATCAGGTGGTTATTCCAAAACAGGTCAGGGAACGTCTCCGGTTGCGGCCCCAACAGAAGCTGACGGTGATAGAAAAAGACGGCATGCTTATCCTCATCCCCCAACGCTCACTCCAAGAGCTGCGGGGAATAGCGACCGGCGCCGGGCTGGCTGACTACCGCGAGAAAAAGGACCGTTTTTAA